The DNA region CGCCGGATCCGCCGGCTCGGGGCGGTGCTGGCCGTCCCGGCGGGCGGGTACCTCGCCCTGCTCGCCAGCGCGCTCCTCGGCGGTCCCACCGTGAACGCGCCGTTCCTCCCGCTGCCCCAGCCGCCCGCGCCCAGCGCCCCCGCCCCGGAGGCCACGCCCTCCGAGGCGCCGTCCGCCGCCCCGGAGGCCGCCGCCCCGCCCGGCGCGGGACGCACGGAGGCACCCGCCCACCAGGGCGGCACCACCCAGGTCGTCCAGCACCCGCGACCCACGGGGGCGGCCGCGCAGCCCGCGACCGGTACGGCCCCCAGCGCCCCGACGGCCACCATCGCACCCGCCCCGGCCACCACTCCCGCCACCCAGCCGAGCACCGCGCCCACCCCCGCCCCCGGGCACGGCCGCCCGACCACCGCACCGGGCAAAGGGCCCGGCAAGCCCTGACACCCGACCGCCCTCGCAACCGTCCCCATCCCAGAAAGCAGCACCATGAGCTCCGCCCGCCGCCGACGAGCCCCAGCCCCCGACCGCACCCGCCGGGGCCGACGCGGGGTGGTCCGCCAGGGCCCGCTGCGCACCCACTGGCTCCTGCTGACCGCCCTGCTGCTCACGCTCATCGGCGCCCTGGTGCTCCAGGGCTACGCCCAGCACAGCTTCGACGACCGCCCCGACCAGGCGGCCGCACCCGCGTCCGCGGACGCCGTACCGGCGGCGATCCACGAGGGCGGCCCGGTGATCGACGCCGTCGGCTCGCAGCCGCGCAGCGCCGCCCCCAAGCCCGGCACCATCGCCCTGACCTTCGACGACGGCCCGGACCCGACCTGGACCCCGAAGATCCTGGACGTCCTGCACCGGGCCGGGGTGCACGCGACCTTCTTCGTGGTCGGCACCCAGGCCGCCGCCCACCCGGACCTGATCCGCCGGATGGTCGCCGAGGGCCATCAGATCGGCATCCACACCTTCACCCACACCGACCTCGGCGCCGCCCCCTCCTGGCGCCGCACCCTGGAGCTGCGCGAGGCCCAGCTGACCGTGGCCGGGGCCGCCGGAGTCACCAGCTCGCTGCTGCGCCCGCCGTACTCCTCGACGCCCGAGGCCGTGGACGACCCCGGATGGTCCGCCATCCAGCAGGCCGGCCGCGAGGGCTACCTGACCGTACTCACCACCCAGGACAGCGAGGACTGGCAACGCCCCGGCGTGCCCTCGATCGTCAAGTCGGCGACCGCCGGCACCGGCCACCAGGGCCAGGTCCTGCTGATGCACGACGCCGGCGGCGACCGCTCGCAGACCGTCGCCGCCCTCGACACCGTGCTGAACACGCTGAAGGGCCGCGGCTTCCACTTCACCACCGTCAGCGACGCCGTCGGCCTGCCCGACCCGGTCCGTCCGGCCGGAGCCGGCGACCACTGGCTCGGCCTGGCCCTGATCTGGCTGCTGACCGGCGGCAACTGGGCCATCACCGCGCTGGGCTGGCTGCTCTGGGCGGCGGGCGCGGTCAGCGTGCTGCGCGCGGTCGTCGTGCTCTACGCCGCCCGCCGGCACGTGCGGCTGCGCCGCCGCGGCTGGGGGCCGCCGGTCACCGAGCCGGTCAGCGTGATCGTCCCGGCGTACAACGAGATCGCCGGGATCGAACCCGCCGTCCGCTCGCTGCTGGCCTCCGACCACCCGGTCGAGGTGATCGTGGTCGACGACGGCTCCACGGACGGCACCGCCGACCTGGTGGAATCGCTGAACCTGCCGTACGTCCGGGTGATCCGGCAGGAGAACGCCGGCAAACCGACCGCCCTCAACACCGGCATCGCCGCGGCCCGCGCCGAACTGCTGGTGATGGTCGACGGCGACACCGTCTTCGAGCCGGACGCCGTCCGGATGCTGGTGCAGCCCTTCGCCGACCCCACCGTGGGCGCCGTCTCCGGCAACGCCAAGGTGGTCAACCGCGGTGGCCTGCTGGGCCGTTGGCAGCACATCGAGTACGTGGTCGGCTTCAACCTGGACCGCCGGCTGTTCGACCTCGCCGAATGCATGCCGACCGTGCCCGGCGCGGTCGGCGCCTTCCGCCGCTCCGCGCTGCTGGCGGTCGGCGGCGTGGGCGAGGAGACCCTCGCCGAGGACACCGACCTCACCATGGCCATGTGCCGGGCCGGTTGGCGGGTGGTGTACGAGGAGCGGGCCAAGGCCTGGACGGAGGCCCCCGCCTCGCTGAGCGCCCTGTGGCGCCAGCGCTACCGCTGGTGCTACGGCACCCTCCAGGCGATGTGGAAGCACCGGGGCGCGCTGACCCAGGGCGGGCAGGCCGGCAAGCTGGGCCGGCGCGGCCTGCTCTACCTGCTGATGTTCCAGGTGCTGCTGCCGCTGCTCGCCCCGGTCGTGGACGTCTTCGCGCTCTACGGACTGGCCTTCCTCGACCCGGTCCGGATCATCGGCCTGTGGGCGGCCTTCCTGCTGGTCCAGATGCTGATGGGGGCGTACGCGTTCCGGCTGGACAAGGAGAAGCTCGGGCCGCTGTGGAGCCTGCCGCTCCAGCAGTTCGTCTACCGGCAGCTGATGTACCTGGTGGTGATCCAGTCGGTCTTCACCGCGCTCGCCGGCTCCCGGCTCCGCTGGCAGCGGATGCAGCGCTACGG from Kitasatospora cathayae includes:
- a CDS encoding bifunctional polysaccharide deacetylase/glycosyltransferase family 2 protein, yielding MSSARRRRAPAPDRTRRGRRGVVRQGPLRTHWLLLTALLLTLIGALVLQGYAQHSFDDRPDQAAAPASADAVPAAIHEGGPVIDAVGSQPRSAAPKPGTIALTFDDGPDPTWTPKILDVLHRAGVHATFFVVGTQAAAHPDLIRRMVAEGHQIGIHTFTHTDLGAAPSWRRTLELREAQLTVAGAAGVTSSLLRPPYSSTPEAVDDPGWSAIQQAGREGYLTVLTTQDSEDWQRPGVPSIVKSATAGTGHQGQVLLMHDAGGDRSQTVAALDTVLNTLKGRGFHFTTVSDAVGLPDPVRPAGAGDHWLGLALIWLLTGGNWAITALGWLLWAAGAVSVLRAVVVLYAARRHVRLRRRGWGPPVTEPVSVIVPAYNEIAGIEPAVRSLLASDHPVEVIVVDDGSTDGTADLVESLNLPYVRVIRQENAGKPTALNTGIAAARAELLVMVDGDTVFEPDAVRMLVQPFADPTVGAVSGNAKVVNRGGLLGRWQHIEYVVGFNLDRRLFDLAECMPTVPGAVGAFRRSALLAVGGVGEETLAEDTDLTMAMCRAGWRVVYEERAKAWTEAPASLSALWRQRYRWCYGTLQAMWKHRGALTQGGQAGKLGRRGLLYLLMFQVLLPLLAPVVDVFALYGLAFLDPVRIIGLWAAFLLVQMLMGAYAFRLDKEKLGPLWSLPLQQFVYRQLMYLVVIQSVFTALAGSRLRWQRMQRYGTLRVPAGG